The Canis lupus dingo isolate Sandy chromosome 18, ASM325472v2, whole genome shotgun sequence genome includes the window ACCATCATGATCAAGGTGCACACGTTCCCTCTCTTTGCTATCCGGCCTATGTACCTGGCCATGAGGtaagcccagctcagcccagcccagcctgcctGACCCATACCTAATCCTACCCCATCACTCAACTTTCACTGAAACTGTCCTTTCAGACAGTTCAAGAAGGCTGTGACAGATGCCATCATGTCTCGCCGAGCTATCCGCAACATGAACACACTGTAAGTGGGCCGCTTTAGTGGTTCTCCCAAGCTCTGCCCCAGGttctcccatctctgcctctggtCTTGACATATCCTTGGACCATCCTAATTAGGTATCCAGATGCCACCCCAGAGGAACTCCAGGCAATGGACAATGTCTGCATCATCTGCCGAGAAGAGATGGTGACTGGTGCCAAGAGACTGCCCTGCAACCACATTTTCCACACCAGGTAggagggggcccggggagccTGACACCAAGGAATACGGTGTGGAAGGCAGGCCCCCAGGGACCGCTGACCATTGCCTGGTCTTGACTCCCAGCTGCCTGCGTTCCTGGTTCCAACGGCAGCAGACCTGCCCTACCTGCCGTATGGACGTCCTTCGGGCATCACTGCCAACCCAGTCACCACCGCCTCCTGAACCTGCGGATCAGGGGCCACCAGCGGCTGCTCACCCCCCAccactcctgccccagccccccaacTGTGAGTGGCCCCCTCATTTGGCCATTCAACACACTCCGTTGAGTACTTGCCCTGAGCTGGGTATGGGAAATGCTGACGTGAATCAGACTCCCTGTTCTTCAGCCCAGTCTAGGTGGGGGAGAGGGTCATAGAGAGGAACATCAGTGGCTTGTAATCACGTGCTGAGCTCAGAGAGGCCTGTGAGAGCAGGGATAGAGTTCCTAAAGTTCCTAACAGTCAGCCCCTTGCATATATTTGCATTGATCTCACTTTGGACCTCTTCTCACTGCCCCGTTCTCTCGCAGTCCCAcagggcctcctgcctccctttcctCCAGGCATGTTCCCGCTGTGGCCCCCCATGGGCCCCTTCCCACCTGTCCCACCTCCCCCCAGCTCAGGAGAGCCTGTGGCCCCACCATCTACCAGTGCAGGTGAGTCCTTTGGGTACTGAGACAGCCAAGGGGTGGCAGGAATGGAAGCAGAGGTCTCTTAACTTCCTATTCTTACTCTCCAGCAGCCCTTTCTCGGCCCAATGGAGCAGCCACAACCACAGCTGCTTCTGCTGCCTCTGCCTCggcccctggctctgcccccacccctgaggctggccccaccccaggcttccccttccctccaccctggATGGGCATGCCGCTGCCTCCACCCTTTGGTGAGCTGAGCCACTCTCAGGGTTAATCTGGAGGGTAGGGGGTGTTAGGCCcaggctgagcctctgcctctctccagccTTCCCCCCAATGCCCGTGCCCCCTGCGGGCTTTGCTGGGCTGACCCCGGAGGAGCTGCGGGCTCTGGAAGGCCATGAGCGGCAGCACCTGGAGGCTCGGCTGCAGAGCCTGCGCAACATCCACACACTGCTGGATGCCGCCATGCTGCAGATCAACCAGTACCTCACTGTGCTCGCCTCCTTGGGGTATGTCTGTTCCAGgtacggggggcgggggggggggggtgggcgaCGGCAGCGTAGAGCTGCCAACAGAAGGCCCCTGGCCAGGGTTCtcggtctttttcttttctgccactCCGTGACGCCTATGGATTCAGGCCAACCTATCTGTAGACAGACTAGGATCCCCAGGTTCTTGAGGCCTCTGTCACAGGACTGATGTTCATTAGAGAGCTAATTTTGAGTTTTgctcctttatatttttctaaagtcaAATTACTCCTAATTCTCAGTGCTTTAGTTCATCATGCGTACGCTTCTCACATATGGTGACCCTGTGCCTGGGAACAAATGCCCCTGATCTGAGACAGTATATAAAAAAGTTGCCCAGAGCCAGCCTGGCCAAAGTTCAAGTCGTGGTCCCACCACTCACTTGTTTGGTGACCACTATCACCTTAGTTGAATAGATGGGTTCTAAGTCCTGTGCACAGGTCACATGcacagagtgcctggcacacagcagtgACGGCACAGCCTGGGAGGGGAGCTTGAGTCTGAGATTTGAGTGTGTACAGAGCCCGGCACCCCATTAGAAATGGCAGTTTAATAGTGAACGAGGCCTGCAAGTGGTCTACAGTCCATCTGTAGTATGGAATCACGAGAACTCACACATATTCTTGTGTCTGCTGCTAAGTCAGGCTGCAGAGGTACATCAGTGCTGACTCTACCCTACAATGCTCACAAGGGACCAAAAAGTATGCCCAGTTGTGCCTGGATATCAAGGCCTcacctgcttctacctcttctCTTCCTAGTCCACCCCGGCTGGCCACCTCAGTCAGCCCCACTGAGGAGCCTGCCCCTGTGGTTGTCACTGCTGCCTCCCCCACCAGCATCCCCAGCTCGGAGGCCACCACACCATCCCCAGGAGCTTCCTCACCAACCCCTGAGCCTGAAAAGCCTCCAGGTAGCCTGAGTCAGCCTCGGAAGCGGGGGGTAGGGAGTGGGGAAGGAACTTCTGTAGGTTCCACTTCTGAACTCTGTCACCAGCTCCTGAGTCAATGGGCACAGAGGAGCTGCTTGaggatggggagcctgatgcagcagagctccgccgccgccgcctgcaaAAGTTGGAGTCCCCTGTTGCCCACTGACACTACCCTGGTCCCACCCCTGCCTCCACTCTCCTGAGCAGCCCTTGCTGTAACATGTCCTGCCACCAAGTGCCCACTCCCTCTATCTGCACCAGGGAGTAAGAACCCCAAGCTCTGAGACAAAGGAGGCAGCATCCCCTAGGCCAAATGGAAAGAAGCCTGAGGCCCCAGTTGACTCCAGCCCTTCCAGTCCCAGGCAGCCATGGGGACCTCGGGTTAGTCCCAGCCTTTCTCTCCCACCCTTCAGCCTGTCCTGCTGGGGCCGTGAAGGCAGAGAGGCATAGTCTCTGAGAAGCCCCCTACACCCTCACTCCTCTCTGGGAGAAGGGGTTGCTCCTCCAAGCCTCacttttgtgtgtgcgtgtgtgtgtgtgaagtcgCTTCAGTGCTAAAACAGTATTAGCTCCCCAATCCCATGTGTGAACTTCAGGAGCTGGAGGCAGACCAGGAACTTGCTCCCTGGGCCACCCACCAAGACTGGTACTGACGTCCCTTTTGACTCTAAACTCCCTATGAGCCCTTTGTGATGGTGGCTGTGTCACTTCTGCCCTGTGGTGTTTCCGTGTCTTACAACTGCACAGCTCAGGGAAAGgagtgctgggggtggaggagcaggTGGGCAGCCTTGAGgcaccctgcccttccccccaggtCCCTCTCTCCCTGCAGTTTATAAAGTGAGACTGTTCCTAGTCTCACCCAGCAACCACTGCCCGGCCTCACTCCAGGCTGAGGGCTCATGTCTGCTCCTGAACCACTGCAAGCCTGAGAATCTGTGGAAGGTCACTTCTCAACTACAGAAATTTGAGTTTTGAAGAATTGGAATTACTTCCTTGCTGTTGTTTTTTGGCttaaatttttgtctttgaacTTGAAATCTTGACCCTAAGAAAGAGGAGCAGGAGTGTCAGGCTCCTCCTGGTCTTTCCAGTTTAGAAAAGGCACTGGGCCAGGTAGGGACCACAGGAGCCGAGGTCTGCCTGCCCCTGTCTTTTTTTACCCTCGGTTCTGTGTTACAAGAGTTGCTGGAGACAGTTTCAGATgattatttaatttgtaaatattgtaCAAATTTTAATAGCTTAAATTGTATATACAGCCTAATAAAGACTCGCATTAACAACTGGTGGAGCTGGTGTCATGGGATCAGTGTGCCAGGCTGCTTTTTCTTGCTCAGGCTGCAGACTTGAGAATCCCCAGGAACGTGGATTTAGACAAGCCATTAAACAATTGTGAAGATGTCCCCATTTtccatatgaagaaactgagccccAAGTCATAGAACAAGTAGGGGAGCCATGCTTTGAACCTTGTTCCTAACTAGTTTGAGGGTGGGCACTCAGGCCTCTGACCTTTGTAACTCCCAAGGGTGGGGCAAGTGTGAAGGATCATTGGCTGGGGTGGAATGGGATGGCAGGGGCAAACGGCCAGCATCTTTCTTCCTGCAAAGCCCCTGTCCAGCCTTGATAAAGAGGCCAGCAAGCTGGAAAGGCAGGCTGGGagctcccaggcacccccttgTGGACACAACAGCTAAAGCTAATCACAGCTTCCCGGGGCTAGAAATACTGTCAGGCCCAAATCCTGCCTAGAATGGCAGAGGTGACTGGGCCTTCTACTCCACGGGTAAAAAGAATGAGCCCAGGGGCTGCCATGGGCGTTCTATGTCTGTACCAGCATTGCACTTGGAACTGAAGATCTCTGGGACCCAGGCCTGAGTCCTCTGTGTTCTCCATAGCCTCTACCAAACCAGGTCTGACCTGGAGCCTCAGGAATGTCTGCAGCAGTGAGGGTCTGAGGGACTAAGAAGGAATGTGCTCAGTGGGTTTACCCTGTGCTACCCTCCCCTAAACAGGGTTGGGCTATTACTTCCACTAGAGGGGCAGTTGTCAACCTCCAGAATTTGAACAGCAGAACCCAATGAGCTCTGATGAAGGCAGGGTCACCAATGTCACACAGCCCTCTCCCACTGCTGGCACCTGTGAAGAGAGTCCCATTACCCCTTAATATGAGCAAGGCCTGCTCTGAAGCTCTGAAGCCCTTTAGCCTAacttcctctgccctgcccaaGCTCTTAGGCCTGGCGTTTATACCTCCTGTCCTAATTGCTCCAACAGCCATCCCCCTCCTTCCAAGACACCCCTAAACTCTAGTCTGTGGGGGATGCTATTATTCAGGCTGCTCAGCTGAGCCTCAGAAGCCCTTCTCCAGGAGCCAGGCTTTGAGCTGCTGGTCAAAGTAGCCTTTGACCCGTAAGGTACCTGTCACCTCATTGATCTGGGTGACAGGTGTCTTCCCCAGCAGTAGACTCAGAAAATCTTCCACATccttctgcagggcctggagagggagagtggaggaaggggagatGACAAATCAAACCTGGTCAGTTCATCCCCTCTAGTAGACCCCCATTCCTTCAGCCTTGAAAACGTCAAAATCAGACCTGACCCATGCCCTCACTTACCCAGATGTCTCCCTCCACCTTTCGGATCACAGTCATCTGGCGGTTGCCATGTGTGATGTCCTTGTAGACAGGGATGTTGTGCATTCGAGAGCGCCGCACAAAGTAGGGCAGGTTGGGTGGGGGGTCTGTTATATGGAAGAATGACAAGTCAAATCTTCCCAGGCCCACCTTAGCAAACACCCTTCCCCTCAGTCTACAGAGAATCCGCGCACCCAATGGTAAAGCCACCTCTAGATCTCATGAAGACCTGCTctttcgggggatccctgggtggctcagcagtttagcacctgcctttggcccagggtgtgatcctggagacccaggattgagtctcatgtcaggctccctgcatggagcctgcttctccctctgcctgtgtctctgcctctctctccccatgtctatcatgaattaaaaaaaaaaaaaaaaaagaaaaaagacctgcTCTTTCCCTAAATTTAGAGCCAGGACCAGCTGCTGGTTCACCCCGGTAACCTCACAGGCCCAGTGCCGGGTGTGACAGCAGAAGGTGCTCAAGAAAAAATGAAGTTAGGGCCATGCCTCCATGGATCTTTAGGTCCTTCATCTGGGACCAATCCTTGTACTTCTCCCCTGGGTCATGGAGGCTAATACCAATCtccaacacaaagaaatggggatTTACAGCACTGAACACCTACTACCACATAcagggctctgtgctaagtgctttatgtacTGTGcagattatctccattttgctgaAACTGAGGTTGGGAGAAGCTAAGTGACTAACTCATGATCACACTGACAATGAACAGCAGAGCCAAATTCGAACCCAGAATTGCCCAACTCCCAAGCTCTGTTCCCAATTACGCTATAAGGCCtactggggtaggggtggggtcgAACCTCTTAGGTGTTCTCTCTATGCTTCATTTTTCCTGAATGGGAAGACCTCATCCTGGCAGTGTGAATGGACCGGTACTAGTGAAACAGGGCTGCATTCCCAGGCCCGCCCTTGAACATGAGACAGATGCTAAGCCCTTAGAGACCTCAACACAAATCCTGAACCCACTGTGGAATCCCAGAGCCTCAACTGGTGAGGTAGACCACTAGGGAGGGGGAGGTTTTCCTGTAAACTTCATGCCATCACCATTGCCCAGCTCACCTCTGGGTGGCTGCCAACCACTAGGAGTGGGATAATGTTCGTGCTTCGGGGGCTCCGGGATGCTGGTAGGGGGTAACAGGCGTTCCACAAACTGGTATTCATCCACAGACTCCACAAAGCTGGGGTAATCAGGAGGCCCCTGGGTCTGGCTCTGAGGCCAAAAACAAGAATAAGCAACCATTGCTCCCATCAGCCCATCCACCACACACCCACCCCACACAGAAGAGGGAgaacttaagtaaaaaaaaaagaaacactacaGGTGCAAAGAATGGCATAAATAAAAGCCTGGAGGTAGGAAAGCATCAGACTTAAGTTTGCCAGGGTAGAGGTGAGACTGGAAAAATTCAAGCACTCGGAAGAGCCCTCCTCTCTTGGGATTTCTCTGGGTCTCAAAAGCCAAAGCCAATTTACTGTAAGTCTGACCAATATACCATTTTTCAGTATCTTAAAGTCTCCTCTAAACATcctacacagggatccctgggtggtgcagcggtttagcgcctgcctttggcccacggctcgatctggagacccgggatcgagtcccacgtcgggctcccggtgcatggagcctgcttctccctctgcctgtgtctctgcctctctctctctctctctctctctctctctctttgactatcataaataaataaaatttttttttaaagtttaaaaaaaataaacatcctaCACAAATATTATAGTTCTGGATTGGACACTTCAGCAACCGTGATAACTTCAGCAAGTCACAATCATCCGATGTGACCCTCGCTTTTCTGGAACATTTTGGCCTCGTATAAACACCACTAAGCACTGGACTACAAGTATTAAGGGTACAGTTTTGACTTGATTTTTACAATGAATACAAGTTAGGTATTTTATTACTCCCTTTttccatctaaaataaaataagacattaatAATCTACCTAGGGTAACTCTCCGCAATCCGTCCTCCCATCCTCCAGCCTGAAGATCCTTCTTGGACATTTCTCCCAAAAGATACCCTGGAGTCCTGACAGGCCCCGGAGTAACGAGAAGAGGGAAGCGGGATGAAGTAGCCTGTACATCATGAACTCTAGGTTCCCATTAGTGTCGCCAATGATCTGGGGTCGACCCCTACCTAACCTGTGGAACAGtagcccttttaaaaaattagcaggaGTTAACGCTGCCCCTCCCAGTTCTGACTAACCTACGTTGTCCACCAATCAGGTTCTACGCCCCACACACCGAAACGCGCTGCAGGCTTTGCCTCTATCTTGTATCAGAGCTCCAGAGTTACAGGAATAACAAGACTGAAAGCAGCCCTCGTCCTCCACCTCCCGGCTGAGCGTTCTCACCAGCCGCCGTAGCCTGCAGCCCGGCGGGACGCCGGTTCTCCACCCTCTCAGCGTAGCGCGGAACACGGCCGCGGCCATCTTGAACTGCTCCCGTACACTGGCCGCCTGCGCGCGCAACCAGCTACGTCCCGCCCCTTCCTGGGCGCACCGCCTGGGACCGAAAGAACGCCTGCGCAGGCGTGAAGAGGCGGAGCTAAGCCCGCACAAAAACCTAAGGCCCTAGCGGTCGCTCCACAGTGACGTGGCACGCAGCAGACGGTGAGGACGTACGCGCCCttgccccttcctctttctcGACTCCATCTTCGCGGTAGCTGTTGCGGTGTCCGCGGTTCAGGTAATATTTCGGCCGTTGCTGGATCTGTAGGGCTTAATACCAGGTCGGCCGCGAGGTCAGAGAGCGCGGTGAAAATAGAGGGAGAGGATCTGCTTTGAGAGTCAGCTTCCGGTCCTCAGCCGACCTCACTGGCAGGCCCGGCCTTATCCACGTGAGATCCCGCGACCACCTACATCCCAGCGCGATCGGTCCCTGCCTGCCaccttcccccaaccccttctCTGCCAGAGCGTTCGTCTCTTACAAGCCTTTCCTTCTTCAGTCGCCGACATGCAGCTCTTTGTCCGCGCCCAGGAGCTACACACCCTCGAGGTGACCGGCCAGGAGACGGTCGCCCAAATCAAGGTAAGGCTGCGTGGTGCTTCCCGGGCATCGCCCTCTGGGGGGACGATGAAGAAGCCTTCCTGAGTTCTTCAGTCTCGCCCCCCGCGGGATCGCCGATGAGTCCTATTTTTCCCCGTAGGCTCATGTAGCCTCGCTGGAGGGCATCGCCCCGGAAGATCAAGTCCTGCTCCTGGCAGGCTCGCCTCTAGAGGATGAGGCTACCCTAGGTCAGTGTGGAGTGGAGGCTCTGACCACCCTGGAGGTAGCCGGCCGCATGCTTGGAGGTGAGTTGGGGAGCATAGTCCTTGGAAATGTTTGTAAGCCCATAATGAGTGTGGAGTGTGGAGTTCAGTATCCTCAACTCAGGGTGGTTCTTCCTGTTTACCTCCCTCATTGAGAGGTCCTTGGGAGACTGAGCCAGAGTGtagttttatttcagttacttaCCCTGTTTTCTCACAAAAATCAAGTCAGACTAGATTCCTGGAAGTGTTTTTCACTTCTTGTGTTTAAAGTCAGGGGCTTGAAGATCCTGAACTGAAACCTTGGAATGTACCATAGAAAACACTCTCGGCCAGAGGTTATATCTCTACAACTTTGTTCTCATTCCTTGTTGGTCTGGTTTCTTTAAAGACTTGAGTTGAGGAAGAAAGGATTCTGCCGGGCGGGTCCTTCTTGCACTCCTAACTGTCCTTTGACTGTTCCCACCCCAGGTAAAGTCCATGGTTCCCTGGCCCGTGCTGGGAAAGTAAGAGGGCAGACTCCCAAGGTAGGTGAAAGTATTAGCGGGGTGTTTAgactttgggttttgttgttgttgttgttgttgtgttttgtttatttgtgaggggtttttatgcattttgttttaaatcaaagCTAAGCCAAGCAAGACCTTTGGTCTTTCCTCTGTCTGTCTTCTCCCTCTAGAATTAAGACTGAGGGAATGCATGAAAGGTCAGCCAAGGTTTGATCATCCCTCCCTTTTCCCAGGTGGCcaaacaggagaaaaagaagaagaagacaggcCGAGCCAAGCGACGAATGCAGTACAACCGACGCTTTGTCAATGTTGTGCCCACCTTTGGCAAGAAGAAGGGCCCCAATGCCAACTCTTAAGTCCGTTGTAATCCTGGCTCTCCCCAATAAAGCCACTTGGTTCAGTCATCTCATTGTTTCATCTTCACACGCAGAGCCTCAGGAAGATACACAGATACACGGTTTCTAGGGCTGGTGTGTTCATTAGAACATTGAGGCCTGAATCTTAATTCTTGCCACTGTCAAGTTGGAAGATGCAGGGGCTCTTGGCTAGGATGGAGAAGAAATGATAAACTCCATAAGAAAAGGCTTACCATGAGAATTGGTAATCCAAAGATAGTaacttaaagatatatttacttgagggaggggcagaggaagaaaatctaaAAGCAGACCCCCATCTGAGCATGGGGTTGGACACAGTTCCAtctcaagatctgagctgaaacccagagtaagacgtttaaacaactgagctgcccaggcaccctgttCTTGTTCTTTAAACAGACTAACAATTCTCAGGAGGATTATGAAGACATCAGTAGAGGAGTTTGAGTAAAAAGACCTATCAGGGAAGGCTAATCTGACCTTTCCTGAACTTGAGACCAGCTATGACTTTAATGGAGTCCAGGGCAGGGATCTAGTCTGTACCTATTTGGGAAAGTGTGGGCCAACCCTATTGGGTAGAGGCCAGTGCCAGCCCTAAAAGAGTTTGCCTAGGgcagaacaaaagaaatacacaGGTTGAATACTCTGgagggggggggatccctgggtggtggcGTCAGAGGAGAGACTTTCTGCCAGGAGGTAGTGGGATGGCCTGTAGTTAAGGGAGAGGGGTGGAGTTAGGGGAATGTGTGGAACTTTTAGTAGCTATCCCTTGTAAGCAGCTCATTGGTCAGCTAGGGCTATGGTGATGTGGATTGCTAATGGGCCTATTTTGGCCCGGTGGTCACTATGGGCCCTTCTACCTTATCCGGGCttccattgctcaagcctgttgcCTAAAAGTAGTCTCTAGAATGTTGCCTGCCTGATTATGTTAACACTAAGCTTGTTTGTACCTCCACCTGACTAGCTAGCTTCCTTAACCTAATCACAGCTTAGGATGGTGGGTTGGTTAGTTGAGTGTTCTGGGAGTGGAATTCTCTGGGACTCGTGAGGTTCCCCTAGTAACATGGATCTCCTCTCATTTTGCTAAATTTTTTATGCTGCTGATTCTTGAAATACAGTGTAACATAAGTAAACACCTTAGATCCGGGCTTGGACTGCCTTGAATTTGAAtccttccttctgattttctgaCCTTAAACAACTTACTTGATTTCTGCCATCACAGCTTGAGAGTTGCTGTGAAGAATAAAAGATATGAAGGGCTTAGATTCAGAATCCTCCAGCTAGCAAATGTGCAAACATATAGCCTATTTTTATCTctagtaatctttttaaaaagagacctggtgggcagccccagtggcccagcagtttagcgctgccttcagcctggggtttgatcctggagacccggggttaagtcccacatccggttccctgcatggagcctgcttctccctctgcctgtctctctgcctctctatgtcgtgaattaaaaaaaaaaaaaagattgaaatattaATGGTGGTACAATGAAAGGGACTGTGGAGTTGGACAGACATCCTAGGGAAGGCCTCTGAATCTGGGGTGTATGAGGCCTGAAACCTATCAGATAATGGAAGAGGTCCAGCCCAGGGGACTGTGTGCAGAGCTGTGTGGTTCATCAGACATGGAGAGGAGGAGTTCAGGTCTGAGTCCAAGTGCAATGAAGAGTTACCAAGTACAGGGAAGGGTTTAAGCCAGGGCCTGATGTGATCATGTGATCTGACTGGTGATCCAATTTGTGGCTGATTTTTCTGAACAGCTGGCAAGAAAGGGAGCCAGTTAAGGGACTAGTAGCTGAGACTGGTAATGGGGATGTAGAAAATGAAGGGACTTGAAGGTCATCAAATCcatccagatcttttttttttttttaacttttatttatttatgatagtcacagagagagagagagaggcagagacctaggcagagggagaagcaggctccaagcaccgggagcccaacgtgggattcgatcctgggtctccaggatcgtgccctgggccaaaggcaggcgctaaaccgctgtgccacccagggatctccatccAGATCTTGATAAATAGATGATCCATGTAGAAATAACGACAAGGTATTATGAAGGTCGAACTTACTGGGATgggactgttgtgcccaagattgtgaatccgagaaaaccaccaaggagctgacacggATGCAAGCACAtaagggtttattaacaagcttgagcttgggtccaagtatacctgacacagtgaagcagggacttggaccctgaggtgggttacagctgggtttctatgggctggtctaggggtaAGGGGGGGGGTTTCAGTAAGGGTGGGGGTGTGAGAATCTCCAGTAAAGAGGTCTCACAAGCTCttgcttccttattcttttttttttttttaatttttatgtatttatgatagtcatcagagagagagagagagaggcagagacacaggcagagcgagaagcaggccccatgcaccgggagcccgacgtgggattcaatcccgggtctccaggatcgcgccctgggccaaaggcaggcgccaaaccgctgcgccacccagggatcccttgcttcCTTATTCTGATAAGGGCatgctttgtggtttttttctgtAGCTGGGGTAGAGTTCAGTACCTGGTCACAGTGGCCTGAGATGGCTGCCCAAGGTGcaatggctgtacttgtgccaaTGTTAAACTTGAATGGCcctaattttctcggcctccacaggaCTAGATGTGAGGGACTAAAGAACCAGAGCTCACTTCCCCGGGTGCCATGGATCAAGGCCTCAAACGAAGTTCCATCAGGCGAGGGATCCCATCTCTGCTCCTCGTGTTTTGGCACATAGCATGGATTCGGTACTAAAAGTCGGATGAACCGGGGCAGCcgggctggctcagcggtttagcgccgccttcagcccagggcgtgatcctggagacccgggatctagtcccacgtcgggctccctgcatggagcctgcttctcccccgccccccccgtatctgtctctcataaataaataaataaacaaacaaataaataaataacatctttaaaaaaaataaaggtcggATGAACCATGGATTTGGAGGGGAAACCAAACAGGAGCTCAGTTAcctgttctttcttctcaagAGGGGAAACACCTCCAAAAACAGAGTCTCGGCCACGTAGTCCATATTCACCCTATTTCTACATCTCGCTTTACTGGTCTCTGTCCCGTAGGAGAACGGCTGCCCCTCAGCTCAACACGCCTCCTTCCCCAGGGCCCTGCGCAATTAGTGGCCCGAGTAGGGCCTCACGAAGATCGACTCCCCAAGGGCGTTTTATAGCGCTCAAAAAGGAGCCACTGGGGGGCGGGCGGGCACCAGCGGAGCTCCGGCTGCGCACCAGCCCCCTCGACCCACGCCGGCGCCGGCTCGAGCGCTACT containing:
- the SYVN1 gene encoding E3 ubiquitin-protein ligase synoviolin isoform X2, with product MHLVRSTRRPAGSEVSHPRSSGSQGVGSVVNRSRLRSLGDRAGSLRWAPGLQAGAMFRTAVMMAASLALTGAVVAHAYYLKHQFYPTVVYLTKSSPSMAVLYIQAFVLVFLLGKVMGKVFFGQLRAAEMEHLLERSWYAVTETCLAFTVFRDDFSPRFVALFTLLLFLKCFHWLAEDRVDFMERSPNISWLFHCRIVSLMFLLGILDFLFVSHAYHSILTRGASVQLVFGFEYAILMTMVLTIFIKYVLHSVDLQSENPWDNKAVYMLYTELFTGFIKVLLYMAFMTIMIKVHTFPLFAIRPMYLAMRQFKKAVTDAIMSRRAIRNMNTLYPDATPEELQAMDNVCIICREEMVTGAKRLPCNHIFHTSCLRSWFQRQQTCPTCRMDVLRASLPTQSPPPPEPADQGPPAAAHPPPLLPQPPNFPQGLLPPFPPGMFPLWPPMGPFPPVPPPPSSGEPVAPPSTSAAALSRPNGAATTTAASAASASAPGSAPTPEAGPTPGFPFPPPWMGMPLPPPFAFPPMPVPPAGFAGLTPEELRALEGHERQHLEARLQSLRNIHTLLDAAMLQINQYLTVLASLGYVCSSPPRLATSVSPTEEPAPVVVTAASPTSIPSSEATTPSPGASSPTPEPEKPPGSTSELCHQLLSQWAQRSCLRMGSLMQQSSAAAACKSWSPLLPTDTTLVPPLPPLS
- the SYVN1 gene encoding E3 ubiquitin-protein ligase synoviolin isoform X9, whose amino-acid sequence is MHLVRSTRRPAGSEVSHPRSSGSQGVGSVVNRSRLRSLGDRAGSLRWAPAGLQAGAMFRTAVMMAASLALTGAVVAHAYYLKHQFYPTVVYLTKSSPSMAVLYIQAFVLVFLLGKVMGKVFFGQLRAAEMEHLLERSWYAVTETCLAFTVFRDDFSPRFVALFTLLLFLKCFHWLAEDRVDFMERSPNISWLFHCRIVSLMFLLGILDFLFVSHAYHSILTRGASVQLVFGFEYAILMTMVLTIFIKYVLHSVDLQSENPWDNKAVYMLYTELFTGFIKVLLYMAFMTIMIKVHTFPLFAIRPMYLAMRQFKKAVTDAIMSRRAIRNMNTLYPDATPEELQAMDNVCIICREEMVTGAKRLPCNHIFHTSCLRSWFQRQQTCPTCRMDVLRASLPTQSPPPPEPADQGPPAAAHPPPLLPQPPNFPQGLLPPFPPGMFPLWPPMGPFPPVPPPPSSGEPVAPPSTSAAALSRPNGAATTTAASAASASAPGSAPTPEAGPTPGFPFPPPWMGMPLPPPFAFPPMPVPPAGFAGLTPEELRALEGHERQHLEARLQSLRNIHTLLDAAMLQINQYLTVLASLGPPRLATSVSPTEEPAPVVVTAASPTSIPSSEATTPSPGASSPTPEPEKPPAPESMGTEELLEDGEPDAAELRRRRLQKLESPVAH
- the SYVN1 gene encoding E3 ubiquitin-protein ligase synoviolin isoform X4, whose translation is MHLVRSTRRPAGSEVSHPRSSGSQGVGSVVNRSRLRSLGDRAGSLRWAPGLQAGAMFRTAVMMAASLALTGAVVAHAYYLKHQFYPTVVYLTKSSPSMAVLYIQAFVLVFLLGKVMGKVFFGQLRAAEMEHLLERSWYAVTETCLAFTVFRDDFSPRFVALFTLLLFLKCFHWLAEDRVDFMERSPNISWLFHCRIVSLMFLLGILDFLFVSHAYHSILTRGASVQLVFGFEYAILMTMVLTIFIKYVLHSVDLQSENPWDNKAVYMLYTELFTGFIKVLLYMAFMTIMIKVHTFPLFAIRPMYLAMRQFKKAVTDAIMSRRAIRNMNTLYPDATPEELQAMDNVCIICREEMVTGAKRLPCNHIFHTSCLRSWFQRQQTCPTCRMDVLRASLPTQSPPPPEPADQGPPAAAHPPPLLPQPPNFPQGLLPPFPPGMFPLWPPMGPFPPVPPPPSSGEPVAPPSTSAALSRPNGAATTTAASAASASAPGSAPTPEAGPTPGFPFPPPWMGMPLPPPFAFPPMPVPPAGFAGLTPEELRALEGHERQHLEARLQSLRNIHTLLDAAMLQINQYLTVLASLGYVCSSPPRLATSVSPTEEPAPVVVTAASPTSIPSSEATTPSPGASSPTPEPEKPPGSTSELCHQLLSQWAQRSCLRMGSLMQQSSAAAACKSWSPLLPTDTTLVPPLPPLS
- the SYVN1 gene encoding E3 ubiquitin-protein ligase synoviolin isoform X12, which gives rise to MHLVRSTRRPAGSEVSHPRSSGSQGVGSVVNRSRLRSLGDRAGSLRWAPGLQAGAMFRTAVMMAASLALTGAVVAHAYYLKHQFYPTVVYLTKSSPSMAVLYIQAFVLVFLLGKVMGKVFFGQLRAAEMEHLLERSWYAVTETCLAFTVFRDDFSPRFVALFTLLLFLKCFHWLAEDRVDFMERSPNISWLFHCRIVSLMFLLGILDFLFVSHAYHSILTRGASVQLVFGFEYAILMTMVLTIFIKYVLHSVDLQSENPWDNKAVYMLYTELFTGFIKVLLYMAFMTIMIKVHTFPLFAIRPMYLAMRQFKKAVTDAIMSRRAIRNMNTLYPDATPEELQAMDNVCIICREEMVTGAKRLPCNHIFHTSCLRSWFQRQQTCPTCRMDVLRASLPTQSPPPPEPADQGPPAAAHPPPLLPQPPNFPQGLLPPFPPGMFPLWPPMGPFPPVPPPPSSGEPVAPPSTSAALSRPNGAATTTAASAASASAPGSAPTPEAGPTPGFPFPPPWMGMPLPPPFAFPPMPVPPAGFAGLTPEELRALEGHERQHLEARLQSLRNIHTLLDAAMLQINQYLTVLASLGPPRLATSVSPTEEPAPVVVTAASPTSIPSSEATTPSPGASSPTPEPEKPPAPESMGTEELLEDGEPDAAELRRRRLQKLESPVAH